AAAAGCAGGGtggttaattaaattaataggTTGAACTGAGATCCGGCGAGATCCGGTGTCCTCGGGATCGCTTAACGAGATGTGCGGGGTTCCTACTTACAGTCCGGAGTACTTGTAGGTGAAGTAATATGGCACATAGACCAAAGCCACACAGTTTCCGAAATGATAGAGAGTCATTTTCAGTCACGAAAATGCCCAAATTACCAAAAAAATCCGGGATTTCTCCACGAGCCGATTTCTgcttttttcgcttttatcgTTTTTGTCGTTTCGCGTGACGGATCTTGCgtcaaaaaaaggaaaaaattcGAGCATCGAGCTGCTCGAATAACTCTGCTCGAATCCGGGTCTCGACTCGTTCCACGTCATTTCGGAGTAatcgaaaacacacaaaaattCACtgttttttcacaaaaattcACTGTATTTTCCGTCCGTTATTTGCGTAAATGCTGTTCTTTCCGAGTGGCCATAGATAGTGATTGATATTGAGAAGACACGCAGTTAAACCAACAACCTAGTCCAGCGGATCGCGAAAACGGAGAACGATTGATGGATGTTTTGATCGGAGAAGGCGGATCTCTGGGATTATGCGATGCAATCTAGAGCAAGACGTCGTCACGGAGCTGATGATACGGGTGATTCATTCGCTGTAATAACGATAGGAAGTGACGGGCTACCAACCTCCACGGGCGAAGACACGTACCGCGAGAAACCGAAATATCCAGCTCCGAGCGTCGCCAGCAGCTGGTTACCAGCGATTTCGCAGCGAATTCTTGCCACCGTTGCACCACCAACTTCGCTTCCGGCGGGTGCTCCCGCTAGCAACGTCCCGAAGCACGCGTGGAACGCAACCGTTCCAGACGACGGCGGAGAATCGGATTCGTACGAGAAGGAAAACCTTTTGCTACCCGAGATCACGATGACGGCGCGGGATCGGTCGGGAGAGTTCGCGAGCGCGATACGATCGCTGCAGGGACGGAACATACAACGGGCTGTAAATCTGCGGGACCCGCGGAAGGCGAAACACATGCAAAGCTATGCCGAGTTCATGATGATAGCGAAACATATTGGCAAAAACATTGCCAGTACGTACACCAAGCTCGAAAAGTTAACGTTACGTACGTATTCCAGCTTCAGCTAGACCGATGGCTTATACACAAAAGGGCTTGATTGTTCATTGTTTCTGTTATCTTTTCAGTTGCAAAAAAGAAGACACTATTTGACGATCGACCAGCGGAGATCCAGGAGCTGACGTACATTATCAAAGGGGATCTGAACTCACTGAACCAGCAGATTGCTAGGCTACAGGAAGTGTCGAAATCGCAACGAAAGTCAACCAATGGACGCCATTTATTATCACATTCCTCCAACATGGTCGTCGCGCTGCAGGCCAAGCTGGCCAACATGAGCTCCGATTTCAAGCAGGTTCTGGAAGTTCGAACGGAAAACCTTAAGCAACAGAAAACACGACGCGACCAGGTATGTCCACCTTAACGTAGCGACCGTTTTATGAAGGAATTTAACCATGTTTCTGTATGCATGTTTCCAACAGTTCAGTCAAGGGCCGATGAG
The sequence above is a segment of the Anopheles darlingi chromosome 2, idAnoDarlMG_H_01, whole genome shotgun sequence genome. Coding sequences within it:
- the LOC125952359 gene encoding syntaxin-5; its protein translation is MQSRARRRHGADDTGDSFAVITIGSDGLPTSTGEDTYREKPKYPAPSVASSWLPAISQRILATVAPPTSLPAGAPASNVPKHAWNATVPDDGGESDSYEKENLLLPEITMTARDRSGEFASAIRSLQGRNIQRAVNLRDPRKAKHMQSYAEFMMIAKHIGKNIASTYTKLEKLTLLAKKKTLFDDRPAEIQELTYIIKGDLNSLNQQIARLQEVSKSQRKSTNGRHLLSHSSNMVVALQAKLANMSSDFKQVLEVRTENLKQQKTRRDQFSQGPMSGGLPPSTMRGSAQGSLLLQEQQDQVCIDMGAPGAGGSERVPLLQQQQQQQQLVLYDESDSYVQERAETMQNIESTIVELGGIFQQLAHMVKEQEEMVERIDGNLQDVEMNVEAAHGEILKYFQSVTKNRWLMIKIFGVVILFFIFFVIFLA